In Scatophagus argus isolate fScaArg1 chromosome 5, fScaArg1.pri, whole genome shotgun sequence, a genomic segment contains:
- the si:dkey-52l18.4 gene encoding uncharacterized protein si:dkey-52l18.4 — protein sequence MTKSDMGNYFLIAISCLPLLHVGVRAEKCNTTVVAERDIFHVPEGVSLSLSCVVQHCGDSWTGHWMWTNSTYEFVKFVKESVRHHFTNMTLSANKAQLILTFRNVNQSDEGFYGCRVVWGQGDIEQGHYMYVNITAAVPSKRSVLHKALVCATAFLCLPILLGLAHCLSSKVKPQPFPRTLSTHRSLQRDQPHPAPQPPPRCPVPQKLSTSPRKAPPKSQQKADVVYADISQGALGQQGAPREPAQSTVYSSLRFS from the exons ATGACCAAGTCAGACATGGGTAACTATTTCCTCATAGCCATCAGctgtctccctcttcttcaTGTGG gtGTCCGTGCCGAAAAATGCAACACAACTGTTGTGGCAGAACGTGATATATTTCATGTCCCAGAAGGggtcagtctgtctctgtcctgtgtGGTCCAGCACTGTGGAGACAGTTGGACAGGACATTGGATGTGGACAAATTCAACATATGAATTTGTAAAGTTTGTTAAAGAAAGTGTGAGGCACCATTTCACCAATATGACACTATCAGCCAATAAAGCTCAGCTAATTTTGACTTTCCGGAATGTCAACCAATCAGACGAAGGTTTTTATGGATGCAGGGTTGTATGGGGCCAAGGTGACATTGAGCAGGGGCATTACATGTATGTGAACATCACTGCAG CTGTCCCCTCCAAGAGGAGTGTATTGCACAAGGCTTTGGTCTGTgccactgcttttctttgtcttcccaTCCTTCTCGGACTGGCTCATTGTCTGAGCTCAAAAGTCAAGCCTCAGCCATTTCCCAGGACACTGTCCACACATAGATCTTTACAAAGAGACCAACCACACCCAGCCCCACAGCCTCCACCACGCTGCCCAGTTCCCCAGAAACTTAGCACTTCTCCTCGCAAGg cTCCCCCCAAGTCCCAGCAGAAAGCAGAT GTGGTGTATGCAGACATTTCCCAGGGTGCACTGGGACAGCAGGGAGCCCCCAGAGAGCCTGCTCAGTCCACTGTGTACTCATCCCTCAGATTTTCTTGA